The Dermacentor silvarum isolate Dsil-2018 chromosome 11, BIME_Dsil_1.4, whole genome shotgun sequence region TGGCCCTCTTCCAGCTCTCTTGTACACTTCAATCCTAAGGCaatgcgtataaaggaccgcaagcttttcagcGCAATATAGCTTCCATCTTCGATTAAATGCACTGATATGTGATATCTTCCGGCTGCTTTTACCCAGGACATTTCTTGAAAAGTTCCTTGGAACTTATCGCTAGTTGCAGAaagagcttctgtatcctgttcccCACTACTTCCAATGATGGCTGCGTGGCTGCTCTGGACAATGTACAGGGGAGTATGAAATTCTTCTGCTGCTTATACTGCattatcgaaattgctgatgacatcacgctgCTTATCCTTCACTGCATACATCTTTCGTTGCCACATACATAGTTTTCTTTTCACTCACTTCAAGCTGCGGCCCctttttactgcttccttaatcttcccgacattataatttcgaatatcgcgcattttcttcttgtttatcagcttTGAAAATTcggtgaattctatctgatctcttgagtcaAACACTATTATGCTtcacgtttctttattaggtccttcgttATTTGGGAGACCttacctactggctgccttggtATCCTAACTCCCATTTCAATTGCTGCGTCTAAATACAGtcaagttacggtttcattcattacctgtatgctagtcttcatcttgttgtaaagctgcatatttgtttgcgagcatcagTCTGAATGTTTTACGCTTACTGCGTCtacgttggcctgtttcttcttgactaatattgctctttctctcttcaacgTGAGggcaatcctagacctcactaacctttGATCACTGCCTTTACGCTACCGAGcaattctacatcctgcactatgctaggTTCTGCAATcgtataaaatctatttcatttctcgTTTCTCCATTAGTGCGCTTCCAGGTCCACTTGATCACGGAAAACATAACATGGAATACGCCCAAAACCCTCCAAACTGCCAAGGATATTACTACCAGGTTCCTTCTATACTTccaagtattgaaggaccctggtgcTACCATGGCAAGAGATCCCACTAACATCTGAGACGACGGCTGGTTTACAGCTTACTAGCTCGAATTGAAGCTAATAGCGATCCCAGCTGCTGATGGAGATGACATCACTAGCGAACTAGGGCAGCCCGTCCCAAACCCACAGAAAAACCTTCAGGGGAGAATTTCACGTAATCATGGGCCCACGAGAAGGCCTAAACCTCTCCGACAGCAAATTGTACCAAGTTGCACTACACCTCAGCACCGAGGCCAACATCTACATCGAAGACCTCCATGCAACAACCAATCTAAAGCTCATCCACGACTGCCACATTGCGGTTGAAAGCACAGCCCACACGCAGGTTACTCTAGTCATCGCAGAGATCCACGACCGCTTAGTGGCAAAGACTGCCTGACGTACACGTACGTGGTGTCTCCATTAAACTCCATTAAATGAATCATCCACGACGTCGACCAATAGTTCTCCCTCCAAAAGCTGCGGTAATTAAAGGCCCCCGGTTTGGAGCTCCTACACGCCCGCCTGATAAGAAACACCGACACGGCCCTAGTCACGTTCGAAGGCCACAAGATCTTTTCGGATGTCCAGTACGTGCCAGAGGGCACTTAAGCGCTGATTCCCGCATCGGCCCGTCAGATATAGTTTCTCCAAATACCTGGTGGTGGGGCATCGGTCGGACGTCTGCGCCACACTGGACATCATAATATATTTCAAGTGTTCAGTACCAAACCCCACGGCCGACCAGGCGTGCGCTCTGAAGTGCACCCAGCGCCACGGAAGCCATCTTACCAACAGTAAAGGCTCCCCGAAGCTCTTCGCCAACCCGGAACATTCCATAAATTCAGCTGCTGAAGTAGGAAGACGCAGTAGGGAGCACGCGGCAACGCAAGCCGTGGCCCCAGTAGTGGCATCAAGAGGCAACAGAACCGGAAGCGCTCCCATCCAGACTCCCGCCAGAAATCCCGCGTTGGCTAGCAGCCCCAGAGAAACTAGCCGAGGCCGAGCAGCTGCCGCACAGCAGGGCGCAAATTCTGAAACTAATATCAGGGAACTTCTGTACTTTCCGTTAAATGACCCTGTTATTACTTCTACCGTAACCCAGACAGAGCGGAACAACGACATGCAAGAGGAGAACTGGGCGTCGTGGCTTACCCTCCCACCAACCCATTGCCTGCCGCAGCGCCCACAACAGCACCCCTAGCTGATGTGCAAAAGCAGAGGGTAAAAACTGCTCTCCTCGAAATCATGGAGCGCCTTACGCATATGGAGGACCGCATTGCTGCACACTACCAGCAGCAAGCTTCTGACACTAATAAACCTTTcaccaggcctcggaaactccgctggttttttgtccacgcgaattgcagcgccatccatgagatacATGCGAAActaaaatcgcttttcctttttttcttgtcaaccctctctcaactttcgcgtttctctctcgccttcaactatcgacggcgcggctggcgcggcccgcgctcgtggTCGGCCGTGCatctgataacggccaaaacggcagcaatctttttttctggcattatgccgTCAGTTATAGCAGTGTGGTCTGTGTGGTACCCTACCACTGCACgtttgtcgctgttcgtgtgtggttcaatggtgtgcAACCACAtcgagacgaagtgagccatgcgacgtgaaattctaccgcatccttaaagacaacaggtgagcactgtgcagtttacttcctggtttttatttgtgatagtaattgtgcgcagtcgtacacgGCTgcccggtggtgaggcagcagctagctgatttgaaaacaccacaacaatGCAGTAAATcattatgtcaacaagcagcgaacataaagctcctgataaatatagtaccaactgtgcgtatcgcaaggaacacgtgtgtaggtgtgcgctttgctcATATTTCTAGGTAATTGgccgccatcgtttaaaaatgcgtttctgagaattaaggttgacatgtCACACtatagtactctgccgcgacgcgaaacgagctcagttttgtatgttccaactgcgatgttataatttatgatcttcactgttatTCAGGATGGAAGcgcctacgctggaaggatggacctaatggttTTGCCCAGaaacaaggtcaacaaccgccgaatatgctcggcgcacttcacggaggtggaaactttatggaccgagcgagaagcaggccgtgagaagctattctgtgcattggccattagagcaattacaataaatatttttttacgtGTGCGTGCATGAAACACCATctgcgttttgttgcattctatactgtgttgcactgtctgctccaattctggttttcgcaaacgaacacaataaagtgattccaaagaactgttgtgttgaaAGTAGAATTATCTTTTAttacaatttgggcacatgcttgcttgattgtaataatgaacgcgactgcgtgcatgaaaacgcaaaaagcaTCCACTGCACaaaagcacgcagcacgaatggcacggctggACAGGATATGAGCGCGGAGCGAGCGCTTCGTTCTGGCGgcgcgtctgataacgcccgcgaccccccccccccccccaaaaaaaaataaataaaaaagagcgcGCCCCCGACAgctaaataaataacaaaaaagcATTGCGCGAGGCATAAGGGGTGGGTGAGACGAGGCATGGGAGAGCGATAGGAAAGCCAaaagggaaaggagaaacgagcggaacatcgttatcataaaaaaaaagtgctacagcgaaagggggagggcaaaaaaaaaatcacggcgattttctttctttttttctttttttcgccaccgtagtaccgtcatccatccgctagggcctaacggAAGTGCGCCTTGGCGTTGGCGTCGACTGAGCATCTGCTATATTGGAGAACAAATGGGAGGTATAGGACGATTCACCCCCCTGCTTTCACTACGACCATCCCCTACGCGGAATCAATCTGACACACACTGCAAGCGGTTGTAGATAATGCGGTATTCAGAAGTTGTGTTTATATAACCTACATGGTGCTAGGCACGCGCGTTATCATGTCAGCTGACGCATGCACCTGTATATATGGTCATCAGGGACTAGTAAAAAAAATTTTGTTCGGGGTACGGGCTGGGGCGGTTCACTTCACGTTTCTCCGACGCCCGTGGCGTAGTCAGGCAGGGCACGACGGCGGATACAGCAGTTGGCGACGAGGGGTGAAGTGACCGAAAGCGGAAGCAATGAGCTTACATCAACCGCCCCAGTTCCTGCCGACGCCCGGGAAGCCCGCCATTCCTTGGACGCAGTGGCACCGCCTTTTCAAGAATTATCTCCTGACGTCTGGGAGCGACGCTCACCCACCTGCGAGTCGTAAAGCTTGGCTGTGGCACTGTTTGGGTACTGAAGGCCAACGCTTGTACTACGCATTGCCGGAGAAGAAACCGTGGACGCCGCATACAGAGCAAAAGGATAAATGGGGCACGAGCGACGAGTACGACGCAGCAGTGGCTACGTTGGACGCTTACTTCACTTCTAAAACGAACGTCGTCGTGGAGCGGCATAGGTTCGTACAACCAATTCAACTGCCTGGGGAGACCGCAGCAGCGTTCCTCATGGCGTTGCGCAAGCTGGCATTGAGTTGCGACTTCGGTAAGCAAGTTGACGATTTCATTCGTGACCAACTTGTAGCGAAAACGAGAAACCATGTTCTCCGGGAACGCCCACTTCTAGAAGGCACTTCGCTTACTTTTGAACGTGCGCTGGCTACTGCGAACCATATTGAAGAAGCTCTCGAAGCACTGCGGCTGCACATTAACGGTATGTCATTGCAATCCACCCACATTACGGAAGTGTCAGAAGGCCTTGATCCGGAACTGTTTTGTCAGTTCCAGAAGGGTGAATGGAATGACGCTCTTTCAAGGATGCCCCTCCCAGTTCATGTGCAAGAGAGAGAGGAGAGCGTTTGTGCGGCCTCAACTTGTGTTACTCACGCGGAGTTTGTCGTTCAAACAATGCAGGACCCTCTGCTTCCACAGGTCATAAAGGAGGCAACGTCGGGATGACCTGCACTGAAGATGTTGCCTCCCGAGGCAGTTCCGTTCTACCGGGTGCGGACTGAGCTCTCAGTCGTGGGAGACCTCCTGCTTCGTGGAGACAAATTCGTCGTACCTTCGTCCCTCATAGCACGGCTTCTTGACGCAGCCCACGAGTCCCATCCTGGGATGACAAGGACAAAGCAGCGATTACGTGAACAATACTGGTGGCCTGCCATGTGCAAGCAGGTAGAACAATTGATTGCATCTTGCGGGGTATGCCAATCAGTTGACAAGTCTGCAAAACCGGTGACACCACCCCTGCAGCCAGTTGCATTCCCATCGGCACCATGGCCGAAGCTGGGAATCGAATCAGCCTTTATTCTCCGCTGAGCAACTAATATATATAGGGTCGGTGTGACGTCACCCGCCGCAACAGATAACCGCTCACGCGGTTACACACTGGGAGACCAACAGCAAGCGGCAATATCACGGCTCGCCCGCTGGCGTTATTGCGTTACCACATGACTCTAGAGGTCTTAAGCTCTATATAGGTTCCTGCTGATACGTATAAGAAATGATGCAGAGTTGTAACATAGAAGCGTGAATGCGTCCTACTGCAATGTGTGCAACGAAGTTGCCAAGGCTTACAATAATTACCTATGGGAGTAGCAGCCCAGTCACGAAAAGTCAATGGACCCAATTGGAAAAGAACCAATTACCACCAATTGGAATTTCGCCACCAGTATATGAGTGTACCAATTACATCCAATTGGTAAACCACCTGATAAACGTATTGAAGCTAACGGGTCAACCAGCTAAAGTAGACGAGTGCCCAACTGGTCATCCAACTGAACCTAGCTGGTGTCCAACTGGTCCGTCAGCTAAAGTAGACTGCTATCCAACTGATTAACCAGTTGAACATATGTGGTTATACCACTGAAGCTAACTGGTGACCCGACTGGTTTACCAGTTGAACACACAGGGTCATTTAATTGAAGCTGAATGGTGCCCAACTGGTCAGGTGAAACTTAACGCATCTAATTGCAAAGTAATGACATTCACGCAAAAAACTGCAAACCGCGGCTTTTTCTATTATATAAATAGAAATCTAGTATCTCTGGCATCAGTatataaatatctaggcgttAACTTCACGCCAAGCCTTTCCTGGGACTTTCACATTGCAACCACATGGGCCAACGCTTCTGAATCTCTCGGGTGCATTCATCGCAACTTACGTAACTGCCCGCCTAACATACATAAATTATTAGTACTAGCATCTGTACGCCCCAGCTTGAGTTCGCCTCCACTATATGGTGTCCCTACCATGAGTACTTAATCTGCAtgttagaagccatccaaaaaaaaaaacgagctagTCGAATAATTTCCTAACCACCAATCAAACATAACTCAAATAAAACTAGACGTTTCCGTTCAATCACTAAGTAGCCGACGTGAAATACCACTCCTGTCTTTGCTCCATAGATATGTTCACGAAATGAAGCCATCAAACTTGCCACGGGAAGGCGCGTCTTGCACATCTTGACGATGGCCCACATTCTGGGCGGCCGTGGCGAGGGCTGTGCAGGCTCAAAGCAGATGCCTAAATCTAAATCAAGAGTCTACGTTAAAATGCATGAGCATACCTTTCTTCACAAGAGAGTGAAACATGCTTTAGCGTAACACGACACTTTCATTCTCGTATTGGCACATTTACGTTTTGCAGGAGCCTTGCCACTTGCAGACCACGAAGGAAGAGCGGAATGTTTACACCAAAAAGTGACGGCGCGCGTGTTGGCCTTTGAACTAGCCTTTGAACTATTCGGTTCGGGAATGTTTAACCGTGCAAATTCTGGAGGGCACCTTCTCCGTGCTACACTTCCGTCCTGTCTACTGGTGCGAAAATAGACTCCTCAAGGCTCCGTACACCATTTCCCGCTCAAGGCGAATTTTTTTTACTTCCTGGTTTTACTTTTGAAGGTGAGATGCTGTTTTCAATCAACTGTTTCTTGAGTGAAGTGCTACCTGACGCCGAGTTCTTTGTGCTGAGAGTGCACCCAATATATTATAACATCCAATTCACGGTAACATGCCTGAATATACGACATGCAATAATATTGCCGTATATGCTGGTTACAACGCACTAACGTTGAAGCTGTGCAGTGAATTGGGCGTAACTCGTGCTTTATGAGCATTTGGGATTTCTTATAAGTGAAGGAGCACGTCCGGCTTCCGCGAGAGTCCACTGCAGAGCTAGAATTAAAGTGCAACCTCGGAAAATCCAGCGATAATTGCAGAGTACTAGAAGGAAATAGACGCGAAACGTGAAAAGAAATGAATGTAATGTGTTTTGGGCACATCTTCACACGCTTCGTTATAGTCGAAGGCAAGAAAACATGGCGCGTTACTAGAAACTTATTCCCGATGTCAAGTGATTGTTCCACTAAGATATCTGTGAGGCACTGCTCATATCGTGTAACGAAGGCAGGGGCTGTCGCTGTGGAACATTCGAGGCGTGTCTAAAAAGTATATCATCCAATTAGTAGAAAAAAGACATGAAACGTGACAAGAAATAAATGTAATGTGGTATCTCCACACCTTGGCACGCTTCATTATAACCAAAGGTAAGAAAGCATGGTGTGTTGCTGAATACGTATTCACGATGCCAGTGAATGTTCCCCTGAGATAGCAATTACTGCTCATATGGTATAATGAGGGCAGTTGCTGTGGCATGACGGTTGCGACCATCATGATAAACTCTTGGGAGCATGATGATAAACTCTCCGGAGCATGATGATAAAAGGTCAGATTTCAGACGGTGGCCCAAATTGGTAGCGTGTGTTGCGAAAATGAACGCAGAGGTGCGGAGGAAAAGCATGCATAAGAGCGCTCCTAAAACTAACGCTACATTTGCATCCGCGTTAGTTTAAGCTGGCAAATAGAAAACAATAACATTTTATTTGCAAAAGCTAAAGCTGAGAAAAACCCCATCGAGTACTAAACGTGTCCTACTTTTTCTGCTTTCTCTGCCGCGTTTGTGGAAATGCAAAACAATCACGCGTGGCAGTTACGATGATTCCCCGAGCATTTGTTCAACGAACACCAAGATCATTGTCATATGCTGCTGAATTCTCAGCGCTAAAGCGCAAGTGTAGAAAGTTCACCTCCGTAGCTTTTTCTTTGATGTGACAGAAAGTAGTCCGCGAGTATATAATCAAGTATGTCCCCCCTCCCTACAGAGGGAAATATATTGCTACGAAGCTAACACaatccgagagagagagattctgcctggagcagacgacaaaaaagaCGGGACTGTCTGGGGTGCGGGCTGTCCACAGGTTTGGTTGCTGCTGTGTACCTCAGTGGAAATACACTGTAAATAGTCACGCCtcgtgtcgttttacgtaacaatattatgaaTTACAGCACTGCTTCCGGCGTTAGTTTCCTAGTTGTGCCGGTACCTTTTGCGTTTCCCTAAAGGTAAGAAAGCGTATCCACAGACTCGATCTATATATTTCCTCCAGTTGCACTCTATTCACAGATATGTACAGCCATACACTGCCACTGACGTGAAGCAATAATATTTATTGCAACCTGTAATATTAACGTACTACGAGTAAACAAACACATACGTATGAATGAAATACACTCGGTGCCAACTTTATTTTGTGTGGAAGAACTCGGAATAGTCACTCTTTTTGCAGCGCTCTTCGAATATCGAATACCCTGGAGAACTTCAGAGAAAACACACTGCCGATGTCCTTATAGTCTTTGCGTCAATCAATGCACTCGATAAGAAACAGGGGAAATTTTGTCGTGGCAGGCTTCTTGCGAATGGAAGGCAGCTAATTGACTGGCATCACTGGCTGGCATTCGCTGCAGACGTTTCGTTTTTCTTGGTTACTTCTTCTATCAAATCTCGAAGCCGTGTCAGCAGCTTTTCGAACTGATAGGTACCTGTATTTATACGCATCGGGTCGTTCATTACGGTTCCAGTAAGATGCAGCCTCGATTTCACGACGCCTTCGTACTTGTCGTATAACTCCGAGAATTTCTTGAACACGGCGTCCTTGAGTGTCTGTGCGAAAGAATTTTCGTGCAGGCAGGCTTCCACCGTGTCACAGACAGCTACCCTAATAGTCTCGTGCTGTATGATCGATTCAAAACTGTCCGCGGCCTCTTTCTCGGTGAACACGGGAACTCTCGGACAGCAGCGACTGGATCGAAATGAGAAGGCTGCTTACGGACTGGGCTGGGCTCCACGTTGACCCGTTTGTGTTGATCGTGCTTAGGCAGATGGAACCGTCGAGGTAGATGTGTTCGTTGAATTTGACGCGCCCCGCATCGGTCGTCATGAAGCGAACTGTCGGCGGCTTCATCGGATATTCGCTGGTACACTGCACGTAGAAGTGGAAGAATCCGCCTTCGTGCGGCGTGTTCGACGCGCCCATCACGA contains the following coding sequences:
- the LOC119432512 gene encoding ubiquitin-conjugating enzyme E2 Z, with translation MPQACLLRVKRDIAEFTADPPPGIFIAPEETDITSINAIVMGASNTPHEGGFFHFYVQCTSEYPMKPPTVRFMTTDAGRVKFNEHIYLDGSICLSTINTNGSTWSPAQSVSSLLISIQSLLSESSRVHRERGRGQF
- the LOC125941282 gene encoding uncharacterized protein LOC125941282, with the protein product MSLHQPPQFLPTPGKPAIPWTQWHRLFKNYLLTSGSDAHPPASRKAWLWHCLGTEGQRLYYALPEKKPWTPHTEQKDKWGTSDEYDAAVATLDAYFTSKTNVVVERHRFVQPIQLPGETAAAFLMALRKLALSCDFGKQVDDFIRDQLVAKTRNHVLRERPLLEGTSLTFERALATANHIEEALEALRLHINGPSASTGHKGGNVGMTCTEDVASRGSSVLPGAD